The Dioscorea cayenensis subsp. rotundata cultivar TDr96_F1 chromosome 7, TDr96_F1_v2_PseudoChromosome.rev07_lg8_w22 25.fasta, whole genome shotgun sequence genome includes a region encoding these proteins:
- the LOC120264812 gene encoding NAC domain-containing protein 2-like, with protein MGRRTRDAEAELNLPPGFRFHPTDEELVVHYLCLKSSGQRLPVPIIAEVDLYKFDPWDLPEMALFGQKEWYFFTPRDRKYPNGSRPNRAAGRGYWKATGADKPVCPKGSSKALGIKKALVFYHGKAPKGLKTDWIMHEYRLADVDRAPNKKGTLRLDDWVLCRLYNKKNNWEKTERKVRREERSSVMETMEYSEIHDETGSTSHRTPESEIDNDSFPDIDGLVQAGFFPADQVFDEKPQPVRSGFPVLEKMKEENDWMSDFNLDDFQSSWAAFGATTAVDVQDSWFSALVSPRLRPQNQVNFSRF; from the exons ATgggaagaagaacaagagatgCTGAAGCAGAGCTTAACTTGCCGCCTGGCTTCCGCTTTCATCCCACTGATGAAGAGCTTGTTGTGCATTACCTTTGCTTGAAGTCCTCTGGCCAACGTTTGCCTGTTCCTATTATCGCTGAGGTTGATCTTTATAAGTTTGACCCTTGGGATCTCCCTG AGATGGCGTTGTTTGGGCAGAAAGAGTGGTATTTTTTTACGCCGAGAGATCGGAAGTACCCGAATGGTTCTCGGCCGAATAGGGCGGCGGGGAGAGGGTACTGGAAAGCAACGGGAGCTGACAAGCCGGTTTGTCCAAAAGGGAGTAGTAAAGCTCTAGGGATCAAGAAAGCTCTTGTCTTTTACCATGGAAAAGCTCCGAAAGGATTGAAGACTGATTGGATCATGCATGAGTATCGACTTGCCGACGTTGATCGAGCTCCAAACAAGAAAGGAACACTCAGA TTGGATGATTGGGTGTTGTGTCGGCTGTACAACAAGAAGAACAATTGGGAGAAAACAGAGAGGAAGgtgagaagagaagaaagatcaTCAGTGATGGAAACCATGGAGTATTCGGAGATTCACGATGAAACTGGATCAACGAGCCATCGAACTCCGGAATCAGAGATCGATAATGATTCATTTCCGGACATTGATGGATTGGTTCAAGCTGGGTTTTTTCCTGCCGatcaagtgtttgatgaaaagCCTCAACCAGTGAGAAGTGGGTTTCCGGTGCTGGAGAAGATGAAAGAAGAGAATGATTGGATGAGTGACTTCAATCTTGATGATTTCCAGAGTTCTTGGGCAGCGTTTGGGGCTACAACTGCTGTTGATGTGCAGGATTCTTGGTTTTCAGCGCTggtgtctccgcgtttgaggcCACAAAACCAAGTAAATTTTAGTAGGTTTTAA